A region from the Azospirillum fermentarium genome encodes:
- a CDS encoding TIR domain-containing protein, giving the protein MSLPSLFLSYSSKDVHLKNQVVSHFSALRRAGIIDMWTDDRIAVGDYWRQEIEEAIERAAAAVFLITANFLASDFINDEEVPRLLERQRKNGLAVIPVIARPCAFELVKWLDPVQVRPRGYAVWSPGSDPDIALANITREIAHIFKNAGHTDRRTDHLRIFSVRIKAPDGTMYEANGSDALIVGEVLDAFIESWRSPQDQRSSPMRFSLHLDAEGAPKLDTSISLRAAGVTASSTLRLDASPLVRTDTVGLTVMVDNDGLYSVASSLDVTVEELASDLLTTPFTEQDIVVEQLASAAQPARRLTLDQTLFDACVNDRACLRIQRRVHH; this is encoded by the coding sequence ATGAGCCTGCCTTCATTATTTCTTAGCTACAGCAGCAAGGATGTTCATCTCAAGAATCAGGTAGTCAGCCATTTCAGCGCCTTGAGGCGTGCCGGCATCATTGATATGTGGACCGACGATAGAATTGCCGTTGGAGATTATTGGCGACAGGAGATCGAAGAGGCCATCGAGCGCGCCGCAGCGGCGGTTTTTCTGATAACAGCCAATTTTCTGGCATCGGATTTCATTAACGATGAAGAGGTGCCAAGACTTCTGGAACGGCAGCGGAAAAACGGTCTTGCCGTTATTCCGGTCATCGCCCGTCCTTGCGCCTTTGAACTCGTCAAGTGGCTGGACCCGGTACAGGTGAGGCCGCGCGGCTACGCCGTCTGGTCCCCAGGCAGCGATCCGGACATTGCACTGGCGAACATAACGAGGGAAATCGCCCATATTTTCAAGAATGCCGGGCATACGGATCGCCGGACGGACCATCTCAGGATTTTCAGCGTCCGGATAAAGGCGCCGGATGGCACAATGTACGAAGCAAATGGCTCCGACGCCCTGATCGTCGGTGAAGTCTTGGATGCCTTCATCGAGAGTTGGCGATCCCCGCAGGATCAGCGGTCCAGCCCAATGCGGTTTTCCCTTCACCTTGATGCCGAGGGGGCACCCAAGCTGGACACGTCGATCTCGTTGCGGGCTGCTGGAGTCACGGCATCCTCGACGTTGCGGTTGGACGCATCTCCGCTGGTTCGAACGGACACCGTGGGATTGACCGTGATGGTCGATAACGACGGTCTGTATAGTGTCGCCAGTTCCCTTGATGTCACTGTCGAGGAGTTGGCATCCGATCTCCTGACAACACCGTTCACGGAACAGGACATTGTGGTCGAGCAGTTGGCTTCGGCAGCGCAGCCGGCGCGCCGGCTGACACTGGACCAAACCTTGTTCGACGCGTGCGTGAACGACCGCGCGTGCCTACGCATCCAACGCCGAGTCCACCATTGA
- a CDS encoding ubiquitin-conjugating enzyme E2 has protein sequence MTDNLLIYFEGPSGERFDADVPCDMRLGDLAADFFADRRWPVSDGNGRRQRAVVELVNPDSPGQTKRLNSQSTVEEAGLRSGATLRIFPEAIAGGVEPYEHQRALVLDHKEMEHISKINGRISFSTNKDFAPDFYQIEFRYTSFTEKYPDEIEPRTAKVHKVEITLGADYPQTAPRVRWVTPIFHPNIAQPDGQVCLGVLNERYVPSLGLAKLVTMLAEMIQWRNFDATNPFNTEAAGWVIQETSWPPIAAIGGHLHILLEQLLPITPIDGQLPIVVQRLLEWLGKHPIHERSNVVFRPVARTSGPFV, from the coding sequence ATGACCGATAATCTCTTAATTTACTTTGAGGGTCCGAGCGGCGAGCGGTTCGATGCGGACGTTCCCTGCGACATGCGTTTGGGTGACCTCGCCGCTGATTTCTTTGCTGACCGTCGGTGGCCGGTCAGCGACGGCAACGGACGCCGCCAGCGGGCAGTCGTCGAATTGGTCAACCCGGACAGTCCGGGACAGACGAAACGTCTGAACAGCCAGTCAACCGTTGAGGAAGCGGGCCTTAGAAGCGGCGCCACGCTGAGAATATTTCCAGAAGCGATTGCTGGTGGCGTCGAGCCATACGAACACCAGAGAGCTCTTGTTCTTGATCATAAAGAAATGGAGCATATTTCAAAAATTAATGGTCGCATATCTTTTTCAACAAATAAGGATTTTGCTCCAGATTTTTATCAAATAGAATTCCGTTATACGAGTTTTACTGAAAAATACCCTGACGAAATTGAGCCGCGCACGGCTAAGGTCCACAAGGTTGAGATCACGCTCGGGGCAGATTATCCCCAGACCGCCCCCAGGGTGCGCTGGGTGACGCCGATCTTTCATCCGAACATCGCCCAGCCCGATGGGCAGGTTTGCCTGGGCGTGCTCAACGAGCGCTACGTACCGTCGCTGGGGCTCGCCAAGCTGGTGACGATGCTCGCAGAAATGATTCAGTGGCGCAATTTCGACGCCACGAACCCCTTCAACACCGAGGCGGCGGGCTGGGTGATACAAGAGACCAGTTGGCCCCCCATTGCCGCGATCGGCGGTCATCTGCACATCTTGCTCGAGCAGCTTCTTCCCATCACCCCGATCGACGGCCAATTGCCCATCGTGGTCCAGCGGCTTCTTGAGTGGTTGGGAAAGCACCCGATCCACGAGCGATCCAACGTCGTTTTTCGTCCGGTAGCCCGGACGAGCGGCCCATTTGTTTGA
- a CDS encoding ATP-binding protein has product MTGKPLDLRLDLGPHKDEALAFRRVSGAVTLRDFLTRFAARTMVPIADADLDRPLRDVNVIPVAFGASAEPALAPVSLPPAPDVRAQLDGLFNQDKADTSAPNDFPAGITDNEAVRIAYRRQLDEIAKHLKHDFSVLVVCDKILTGLIYEHVCQRAGKSPVLDTQNGEDRQSERDALRSALQGSDGAQSTLPTTIRNLKDNQVLVLRSVDLFDKPQLIETLYQTNSGGRLPQIFGFLDPSLEVKKVLTDRFAVHISMVGLPRYLNAGDGERPVHAVNRLITADEHARFEAFDPEDLYKNVSGLNVIQFRNAMRFVGATVAPGSDTRHIFDVIRQFKTSSTGEIEIPDISFENIGGYDHVKQELKRMIDLVAGRVPGLSEQQRERLIPKGFIFHGPPGTGKTLFAKAIANEMNATIQMISGPEIMDKYVGQSESNLRHIFATARRNAPSVIFFDEFDSIASQRSSYSDGSARANNAVVAQLLTELDGFRGDQSVFVIGTTNRLDIIDEALLRPSRLRPIEIGLPDYFARRSVASIHAETFGINRAVKDLWETLAPLASASADGAETMIQGAVLDSLFTRYPALKARYEAEAQSLAITRELQGVLSLMRASATEAAEAVPGLFGEVEERLRQIGLPSATLSRDISDLLELTRTPSGAGAAAGPEGLITGLLDLVAEYTEGFNNDEIRAIFQEASMEMHMDGQLITPRHLGIKIGLIRKRRDERQVVHLTAARGRR; this is encoded by the coding sequence ATGACGGGCAAACCGCTCGATTTACGTCTGGACCTGGGACCGCACAAGGACGAGGCTCTGGCCTTTCGGCGCGTCAGCGGCGCGGTAACGCTGCGCGACTTCCTGACGCGTTTTGCCGCCCGTACGATGGTGCCCATCGCCGATGCCGACTTGGATCGGCCGCTGCGCGATGTGAACGTGATCCCGGTGGCATTCGGTGCCTCCGCGGAGCCGGCCCTCGCGCCGGTGTCCCTGCCGCCGGCCCCGGATGTTCGCGCCCAACTCGACGGCCTGTTCAACCAAGACAAGGCGGACACGTCAGCGCCCAACGATTTTCCGGCAGGCATCACGGACAACGAGGCGGTCCGTATCGCGTACCGGCGACAACTCGACGAAATCGCCAAGCATCTGAAGCATGATTTTTCCGTGCTGGTGGTCTGTGACAAGATCCTGACCGGTCTGATTTACGAGCACGTCTGCCAGCGTGCCGGCAAGAGCCCCGTGCTGGACACCCAGAACGGCGAGGACCGGCAGAGTGAGCGGGATGCCCTGCGCAGTGCCTTGCAGGGGAGCGACGGAGCCCAGTCCACGCTCCCCACCACCATCCGCAACCTGAAGGACAATCAGGTTCTGGTGCTGCGCTCGGTCGATCTGTTCGACAAGCCACAGCTGATCGAGACGCTTTACCAGACCAACAGCGGCGGCCGTCTGCCGCAGATTTTCGGATTTCTTGATCCATCGCTGGAGGTCAAGAAGGTGCTGACCGACCGGTTCGCCGTGCACATCAGCATGGTCGGCCTGCCGCGCTATCTCAACGCTGGGGACGGCGAACGTCCGGTCCATGCCGTGAACCGCCTGATCACCGCCGACGAGCATGCCCGCTTCGAGGCGTTCGATCCGGAAGACCTTTACAAGAACGTCTCCGGCCTCAACGTCATCCAGTTCCGCAACGCAATGCGATTCGTCGGGGCGACCGTCGCCCCGGGAAGCGACACCCGTCACATCTTCGATGTGATCCGCCAATTCAAGACATCCTCGACCGGCGAGATCGAGATCCCCGATATTTCCTTCGAGAATATCGGCGGATACGATCATGTGAAGCAGGAATTGAAGCGCATGATAGATCTGGTCGCCGGGCGGGTGCCGGGCCTGTCCGAGCAGCAGCGCGAGCGGCTGATTCCCAAGGGGTTTATCTTCCACGGCCCCCCCGGAACCGGAAAGACCCTGTTCGCCAAGGCCATCGCCAACGAAATGAACGCGACGATCCAAATGATCTCCGGCCCGGAGATCATGGACAAGTACGTTGGCCAGAGCGAGAGCAACCTCCGCCACATCTTTGCCACGGCGCGGCGCAACGCGCCGTCGGTCATCTTCTTCGACGAATTCGACAGCATTGCCAGCCAGCGGTCGAGCTATTCCGATGGCAGTGCGCGCGCCAACAACGCCGTCGTGGCCCAGCTCCTGACCGAGTTGGACGGGTTCCGCGGCGACCAGTCCGTCTTCGTTATCGGCACGACCAACCGCCTGGACATCATCGACGAGGCGCTGCTGCGGCCGTCGCGCCTTCGTCCGATCGAGATCGGCCTGCCCGACTACTTCGCGCGCCGCAGCGTGGCGTCCATCCACGCCGAGACCTTCGGCATCAACCGCGCCGTCAAGGATCTGTGGGAGACGTTGGCGCCACTGGCTTCCGCCTCGGCCGACGGCGCGGAGACGATGATTCAGGGCGCTGTGCTCGACTCGCTTTTTACCCGCTACCCCGCTCTTAAGGCGCGCTACGAGGCGGAAGCGCAGTCACTGGCCATTACCCGTGAACTCCAGGGCGTTCTGTCATTGATGAGGGCGTCGGCGACGGAAGCGGCGGAGGCTGTTCCAGGATTGTTCGGCGAAGTTGAGGAGCGGTTGCGGCAGATCGGGCTGCCGTCCGCCACCTTGTCACGCGACATATCGGACCTCTTGGAGCTGACACGCACGCCGTCCGGTGCCGGCGCTGCGGCCGGGCCGGAGGGACTCATCACCGGTCTGCTCGACTTGGTGGCCGAATACACCGAAGGTTTCAACAACGATGAGATCCGGG